The Daucus carota subsp. sativus chromosome 2, DH1 v3.0, whole genome shotgun sequence genome includes a window with the following:
- the LOC108210128 gene encoding light-harvesting complex-like protein 3 isotype 2, chloroplastic: MALLSSPPSHFPTLSPPNSLSKTHFTLKSTFPLSLRGKRHFPLLSTRVSDNGSGVVVVEEDEKKEEAAPVVESEQKVESSEGSVETNGSPAVAAGAPVEVVVGKYENPKWVGGTWDLKQFQKGGTTDWDAVIDAEVKRRKWLEDNPESSNNDFPVVFDTSIVPWWAWVKRFHLPEAELLNGRAAMVGFFMAYFVDSLTGVGLVDQMGNFFCKTLLFVAVAGVLLIRKNEDIDNLKKLIDETTFYDKQWQATWQDENSTNSKKDF, translated from the exons ATGGCTTTGCTATCATCTCCACCATCTCACTTTCCTACTCTCTCTCCTCCTAACTCTCTCTCTAAAACCCACTTCACACTTAAGTCTACTTTCCCCCTCTCTCTCAGGGGTAAAAGACACTTTCCTCTTTTATCCACTAGAGTTTCTGATAATGGGTCAGGTGTAGTTGTTGTGGAGGAGGATGAGAAGAAGGAAGAAGCTGCTCCTGTGGTTGAATCTGAGCAGAAAGTGGAGTCTAGTGAAGGTTCGGTGGAGACTAATGGGTCTCCGGCGGTGGCTGCCGGAGCTCCGGTGGAGGTTGTGGTGGGGAAGTATGAGAATCCCAAGTGGGTTGGTGGGACTTGGGATTTGAAGCAGTTTCAGAAAGGTGGAACTACTGACTGGGATGCTGTTATTGATGCTG AGGTGAAGAGGAGAAAGTGGCTAGAAGATAACCCAGAATCATCAAATAATGATTTTCCTGTAGTTTTTGACACCTCCATTGTTCCATGGTGGGCATGGGTGAAAAGGTTCCATCTTCCTGAAGCTGAACTACTCAATG gTCGTGCTGCAATGGTTGGATTCTTCATGGCTTATTTTGTGGATAGCTTGACCGGGGTAGGTCTTGTGGACCAGATGGGCAACTTCTTCTGTAAAACTCTACTTTTTGTAGCTGTAGCAGGTGTACTTTTGATCCGGAAAAATGAAGACATTGATAATCTTAAAAAGCTGATAGATGAGACGACATTTTATGACAAGCAGTGGCAAGCAACCTGGCAAGATGAGAACTCCACCAATTCCAAAAAAGACTTTTGA
- the LOC135150607 gene encoding uncharacterized protein LOC135150607 isoform X2, with protein sequence MVTSSKNQKSVLVAVFVERPRKRGLLASNNHHHHHHHHHHHLHLHQSHKHGGGSNRKADLLDYSRRLRDSAPNTPNRHHHQNKPSSVSSIIQQPINQIMAAQSKRKHQKAPSCMGNWKGFLKSLTSPSKGKKRKTNSTGTNFAATKAKVVMQSFQAHKNKGFFKKVLATIQKYR encoded by the exons ATG GTAACAAGCAGCAAAAATCAGAAGAGTGTTTTAGTGGCTGTTTTTGTGGAAAGGCCCAGAAAGAGAGGACTGCTTGCATCTAACAACCACcatcatcaccaccaccaccaccaccaccatcttcatcttcaccaaTCTCATAAGCATGGTGGTGGCAGCAATAGGAAAGCAGACCTTCTAGACTACTCCCGACGCCTACGCGATTCTGCACCTAATACACCTAATAGGCATCACCATCAGAACAAGCCATCCTCGGTTTCTTCCATCATCCAACAGCCTATTAATCAG ATAATGGCTGCTCAAAGTAAAAGAAAACATCAAAAAGCTCCTTCTTGTATGGGGAACTGGAAAGGCTTTCTCAAGTCTCTGACAAGCCCTTCAAAAGGGAAGAAGAGAAAGACGAACAGCACCGGTACTAACTTCGCAGCCACAAAGGCCAAAGTTGTAATGCAAAGCTTCCAG GCACACAAGAACAAAGGATTCTTCAAGAAAGTTCTAGCAACAATACAGAAGTATAGGTAA
- the LOC135150607 gene encoding uncharacterized protein LOC135150607 isoform X1, with the protein MQVTSSKNQKSVLVAVFVERPRKRGLLASNNHHHHHHHHHHHLHLHQSHKHGGGSNRKADLLDYSRRLRDSAPNTPNRHHHQNKPSSVSSIIQQPINQIMAAQSKRKHQKAPSCMGNWKGFLKSLTSPSKGKKRKTNSTGTNFAATKAKVVMQSFQAHKNKGFFKKVLATIQKYR; encoded by the exons ATGCAGGTAACAAGCAGCAAAAATCAGAAGAGTGTTTTAGTGGCTGTTTTTGTGGAAAGGCCCAGAAAGAGAGGACTGCTTGCATCTAACAACCACcatcatcaccaccaccaccaccaccaccatcttcatcttcaccaaTCTCATAAGCATGGTGGTGGCAGCAATAGGAAAGCAGACCTTCTAGACTACTCCCGACGCCTACGCGATTCTGCACCTAATACACCTAATAGGCATCACCATCAGAACAAGCCATCCTCGGTTTCTTCCATCATCCAACAGCCTATTAATCAG ATAATGGCTGCTCAAAGTAAAAGAAAACATCAAAAAGCTCCTTCTTGTATGGGGAACTGGAAAGGCTTTCTCAAGTCTCTGACAAGCCCTTCAAAAGGGAAGAAGAGAAAGACGAACAGCACCGGTACTAACTTCGCAGCCACAAAGGCCAAAGTTGTAATGCAAAGCTTCCAG GCACACAAGAACAAAGGATTCTTCAAGAAAGTTCTAGCAACAATACAGAAGTATAGGTAA